The following DNA comes from Moritella sp. 24.
AAATATAATTTAGATACTTGTGCTTTTGACAATGTATCTGGACCTGTCGGGTTAGCAATAACCACAACACCAGCCTGTGCCACACCCGAGATTAATGCTGCTGTTAAGGCAACTTTAGCTAATAATTTCATCAAAGTTCTCCTTAAAATACTGCATCAAATGAAACGGTGTAAACGATAGTGTCATCATACGTCTCACTACCATGAGAAGGTAATGCACCATGAGTGTCACCAAAATCAGTAGCATACGTCACATCTAATTTCAGCGACAAATTAGAGCTGATATCATAACGACTACCTACACTATAAGTTGTACGTTCCCAGTTAAATGCACTCGAACCAACAAGGTTAGGGTAATCATCAACTGCAGTTGGTGCTCTTTCATCATTATCAGTTGTTTCTAGGAATGAATAATTCACATAAGGGGTAAACGCATTAATACGGTATCCTAATGTAATGTATCCAGATTTAGTATCCGAATATTTCCCTTCCACTTTCGAAATCGTATATTCAGAAATAGCTAGAAATGAGCCATTGTCATAACTAATACCGACGCCAGCAAATTGCGCTTTTTCATTATCAAACTTCTCAAAAGGCTGTGCTGGCACATCTGGAATCGCGACATCACCCGACTCAAGTTCGCTCTGGAAATAAGTACCACGGAATACCCACTCTTCATAAGAAAGCGTTGCAGACATACCTATGGTATTTTTGAACTTAACATCAACACCTAACGGGTTATCTTCTGCATCATCAACATCATGACCATAACTCGCCTGTAATGATAAACTTGCATCACCTAGGTCAGTATCATAAATGATATCAATACCATCATATGAACTTACTGGAACAATAGAGTAAACATCTGCAGGAGGGTTAGCCCAAGGTTGTGCATAGCCAACTTCAAGATAATCAGAATACATATACAGAGGCACACGTAAGCGACCGATACGCGTAGTAAAACCATTATCGAAGTCATGGCTTAAAAAAGCCCACTCCATCTCAGGCGTCCAATCATCGGCACCACGAGAAACTAATTGAGCAACAATTTGCGTTTGTTCTGTTAATGCAAATGTACCTTGCAGGCCAAGCTTACTACCTAATGAAAAATCCGGATCCGAAGTATAACCTTCAACACCAGGACGGTTACCATAACCAGCGTCATTATTTGCAACACCCATTTGGCCAGTGAAGAAACCATTAATAGACATACGATCAGATAGCGAATCATAAGAGCTCGCTTCTTGTAACATCGCAAGTTCTTGTTCGAGCTGGGCAAGACGTTGTGCATCCGTTGTTGCTGCGACAGCAAACTGTGAAGCACAGGCAACAGCCAGCGGTAGCATGATAAATGCTTTTTTCATCAAAACTCTCCTTGTATTAAAAATTTCATCCGTGTTGAATTTCTCAGTAAGTCGTCATACGACATATATATTGATTATCAATCAATCGGTTCGTTAGTATGATGGAATTTTTCATGCTCATGTTCTTTATTTTTGCGATCTAGTTCACAACGAGACGACTTGTTACATAAATGTAAGGAATTAGGTTGAACTTATTGTAATTTACTTCTAAACGCTAGCATTTAGCTGCATCAATAGAAATACCACCAACGTGATAAACCAACAAACTGATAACATCTGAGTAATTAGTGATAAAAGAAAAATATAAAATAAAAATGCCGCGCTAAAAGCACGGCATTTTTATTTAAAGAGGCATTGATGAGGATATTAAGGTCTAAACACGACTTTCACTGAACCATCAACATCAGCTTCATCAATATAACCAATCGCAGCCCTATTCGCCGCTACTTGGTTTTTAATTAATGATGCTGAACCTAATGTTTTAGGTGGCTTGCCTTTACCAGTAAAAACAAGACGCGACCAATATGCTTGTAATTGAGACTCTGTCTTACCAGTTACTGCAGCATGAAAGGCTTGGCGTTCTGCACTGCCATTTGCACGTTCTAATACACTGACTTTTTCACCATTCGGTAATTTTTTAGATTTACCTAAATACAGTTTTGCAACCTGAGATTTAGATAGTGCATCAGGTCCATCTGGATTAACAACAACAACGAATCCTGCTTGCGCAACACCAGAAAATAACGCTGTAGTTAATACGATTTTAGCTAATAATTTCACTTTTACTTTCCTTAAAATACAGCGTCAAAAGATATTGTGTAAACAACGGTGTCATCAAATTCTTGTGTATTCTCATACGTACTAGGATCAATATTTGATGTTAAAGCACCTGTAGTACCATCGAAATCACCCGCATAAGTCACGTCTAATTTAAGCGCCAAGTTATGATTAATATCATAACGTGTACCTACACTATAAGTTGTACGTTGCCAATTAAGTAAAGCCATGTCTGGAGCACTACCAGCACGCATCTCATCATCCGTTGTTTTTAAATAAGAATAACTAACATAAGGAGTAAACGCTTCAACACGATAGCCTAAGGTAATGTAAGCAGATTCAGTATCCGCATATGCACCTTCAACTTTTGAAACTGTGTATTCTGAAATCGCAAGGAATGAGCCGTTATCGTAACTTACACCACCACCAAAGAACTGCCCTTTCTCATTTTCAAATGCACCAAGTGCTGGTAAACCCGTATGAACTGAGCTTAAATCAGTTTGGAAATAAGTACCACGGAATACCCAATCTTCGTAACTTAACGTCGCAGATACACCTGTGATATCTTTAAAGTCGACATCCTTTCCTACAGAGTTGTCTTCGCCTGATGAGCTGTCATTACCATAGCTTGCTTGAAGCGCCAGTGTTGCATCACCCAAATCATGCTGATAAGTCACATCAACACCGTTAAATGATGTGATTGGTGCAATCGTATAAACGTCTGCAGGCGGTGTTGCCCAAGGTTGTGCATAGCCTACTTCTAAAAAGTCAGAGTACATGTACAGCGGTAGACGTAAACGACCTACGCGCGCAACAAAACCATTATCAAAATCATGACTTAAAAAAGCCCATTCCATTTCTGGCGTCCAACCGTCTGAACCACGACCTACAATTTGAGCAACCACTTGAGTTTGATCTGTGATCGCAAACGTACCTTGTAAACCAAGTTTACTGCCATCACCAAAGTTGGGATTCTTAGTCGCATTATCAAAACCAGCATCATTATTCGCGACAACCATTTTACCGGTAAAGAAACCATTAATTGTCATGCGATCAGCTAACGTATCATATGCACTTTGCTCTTGTAACATAGCAAGCTCTTGTTCAACTTGCGCTAGGCGCTCTGCATCCGTTGCTGCATGAGCAAATTGCGTTGCACAAACTACAGCAAGTGGTAACAACGTAAATACTTTTTTCATCCATCTATCCTAGGTATTTAATTAATACGAATGCCCTGCTTATCGCTTATGTATAAAAATACATAAATATGAGTAAAGCCATTCCAAACAATAACTTATACTAACACACCAAGGATAATTAAACGAAATGACACAGGCTTACAAAATTGCCGAGTAATCACACTAAAATCATTTTATACGGCTATAAAGCAAACAAGTGAGGAACAGCAATACCGTGAGAATAGGCATAAGAGATTAACCAAAAATAAATGATTTTTAATTCTAGTGTGACAGGAAAAATATTTAAATGAGGGAAATGATGATATGGGAAGTAAATAAGAGCCGACAACAAAAATCATGACTCATATTTATAACCTAATTTGTGTTCAATAACTAAGGTCGATAAGCAACCTTCACGCGGTCATCCACTAGGGACTCGTCAATATAAGCAATCGCATTCGATTTACTCGCGACTAACGATAATATCAACTCAGGCGTCCTCACTGTATGAGGTGGTTTACCTTTACCGGTAAAGATCAATCGAGACCAATATGCCTGTAATTGTGCCGCACTTTTATGCGTCACTTTAGCGTGGAATTCAGTTCTAATAGCATCACCATCCGTCATCTCGATGATGTATGCCTTACCCAACTCTGGAAGATACTTACTCTTACCTAAGTACAATTTCTTAACTTGAGACTGTGATAAATGATCAGGTCCAAGCGGATTCACAATAACAACAACATCTGCCTTTACCGTCCAAGAAAATAACAACAGTAAAAAGACACTTTTTAACAGCGGTTTCATAATTCTCTCCCTAAAACACCATGTTTAACGATGCGGTATAAACCATGGTATCGTCTTCGATTACGTTGGATGCTCCAGTATAAGCATTATCAAGACTCGTAACGATATTACCGCTTAAGCCACCTGTCGCGCCTGAATCACCAAAGTCGCCAGAGTAAGTAAGATCAAACTTTAGCGCCATATTGGCATTAATATCATAACGAAGGCCTGCGCTATAAGTTGATCGCTGAGCATCAAATGCAATTTGATTAACAAGGTTTAATGCACGTTCATCATCATCCGTCGTTTCCATCATTGCATACGTAACATATGGCGTAATTCGACCAAATCGATAGGCCGCAGAAATATACGCCGAATTAACATCCTGCCAATTTCCTTCTGCACTCGTTGCAACATCTGGACCTCCGCCATCCACTTCAGATTTAGTCCATTCTGCAACAACAAGTAAATCACCATCATCATAGCTAGCGCCAAGTCCAATAAAGCGCGCATCAGAGTCATTAAAGTCCACTAATGGAATACCTGTACCAGGCACATGTGCTTGCTCTGAGTTTAATGTTGTCATGACATAACTCGCACGAACACTGAAGCTGTTGTAACTGAAAGTACTTGCTAGACCTATCACATCATCATATTCAACATCAGTACCAAAATCCGTTTCTTCGTTCGGATCAGACCCTACACCTGTGTATGCCTGAAATTGCCATTCTGCTTCATCAAATAAAACCGTATAGACAAAATCAACACCTTCGTACGAACTAACAGGCACGACAGCATAAACTTCTTCAGGTGGGCGTAACCAAGGCTGAGCAAAGTTAATCTCTAAATAATCAGAGTACATGTATAAAGGCACGCGTAAACGCCCTGCACGTACTGTTAAATCATTATCGAATGTATGACTGATAAAAGCCCATTCCATCTCTGGACGCCAGTGCTGCTCCGCGCGTGAAACAAGTTGTGCTACAAGAAATGTGCTGTCTGTAACTTCAAATGAGGCTTGTAAGCCCACTTTCGTTTCAGGCACATAATCAAGGGTTTTATCATATCCAGCATAGCCAGAATCGTTCGACGCCATTCCTGCA
Coding sequences within:
- a CDS encoding phosphate ABC transporter substrate-binding protein, which produces MKPLLKSVFLLLLFSWTVKADVVVIVNPLGPDHLSQSQVKKLYLGKSKYLPELGKAYIIEMTDGDAIRTEFHAKVTHKSAAQLQAYWSRLIFTGKGKPPHTVRTPELILSLVASKSNAIAYIDESLVDDRVKVAYRP
- a CDS encoding substrate-binding domain-containing protein, with the translated sequence MKLLAKIVLTTALFSGVAQAGFVVVVNPDGPDALSKSQVAKLYLGKSKKLPNGEKVSVLERANGSAERQAFHAAVTGKTESQLQAYWSRLVFTGKGKPPKTLGSASLIKNQVAANRAAIGYIDEADVDGSVKVVFRP
- a CDS encoding carbohydrate porin; translated protein: MKKAFIMLPLAVACASQFAVAATTDAQRLAQLEQELAMLQEASSYDSLSDRMSINGFFTGQMGVANNDAGYGNRPGVEGYTSDPDFSLGSKLGLQGTFALTEQTQIVAQLVSRGADDWTPEMEWAFLSHDFDNGFTTRIGRLRVPLYMYSDYLEVGYAQPWANPPADVYSIVPVSSYDGIDIIYDTDLGDASLSLQASYGHDVDDAEDNPLGVDVKFKNTIGMSATLSYEEWVFRGTYFQSELESGDVAIPDVPAQPFEKFDNEKAQFAGVGISYDNGSFLAISEYTISKVEGKYSDTKSGYITLGYRINAFTPYVNYSFLETTDNDERAPTAVDDYPNLVGSSAFNWERTTYSVGSRYDISSNLSLKLDVTYATDFGDTHGALPSHGSETYDDTIVYTVSFDAVF